In Porites lutea chromosome 9, jaPorLute2.1, whole genome shotgun sequence, a single window of DNA contains:
- the LOC140948649 gene encoding neuroepithelial cell-transforming gene 1 protein-like isoform X3, which produces MSRSGQIGKQSRINEDEACLKTQMSKSFNSSTKEKLDSSVTGRRKSSLERSLRSLKIRGGSHLNLKNLDIKDIKNQFRKRKRSDQQDSSQAMEVKEPSTKKICAVSNITSLAQASPGPTKKGILVQRSVSLRSSLTVKDSDFAKRYRVPQTPTKHRPSKSWSDSVSNNEINKNLSQTEIKRQEAIYEVCTGEENVVTDLKMIREVYYAPMYKLKLMNEYEFMKIFGCLEVLLALHQDLYTKLKNARSSDGTTDNIGDIMLNWFPGLRCYARYCASQFEAKTILDDKLQQGGSVADFLQRCRDSPFSRKLDLWSFLDSPRSRLVKYPLMLRSIQKYTPKDHPDWNKLEQAIRRLQGIIEEVDRKTGEAKCQDVLSKIVFLDDRQMCPEVFRSRKLICNGTLRNKNGTKLQVFLSEAVFLLTRPATRQGRASYQVFTQPIPVEHLLVEDLPDGDVRMGGSFKTAIPRLGTARHVFRVSSVDAEGGHSHTLQAPNEEEKKQWLNAIRSVIPSPENYKTYL; this is translated from the exons ACACAAATGTCAAAGTCGTTCAATTCAAGCACAAAAGAGAAGTTGGATTCAAGTGTAACAGGCAGGAGAAAATCAAGTCTGGAAAGATCTTTGCGGTCTCTCAAG ataagagGTGGCAGCCATTTAAATCTTAAAAACCTTGACATCAAGGATATCAAG AATCAGTTTCGGAAAAGAAAACGCAGTGATCAACAAGATAGTTCACAGGCTATGGAAGTTAAG GAGCCATCAACGAAGAAGATTTGTGCTGTGTCTAACATAACGTCGTTAGCTCAGGCTTCTCCTGGTCCCACAAAGAAAGGAATTTTGGTTCAG CGTTCTGTCAGCTTAAGGTCAAGTCTAACCGTTAAAGACAGTGACTTTGCAAAGCGTTACAGAGTACCACAGACTCCAACAAAGCACCGTCCAAGCAAG tcaTGGAGTGATAGTGTTTCCAACAATGAGATCAACAAGAACCTGTCACAGACTGAAATCAAGAGACAAGAA GCTATTTATGAAGTTTGTACTGGAGAAGAAAATGTTGTCACTGATCTGAAGATGATCAGAGAG GTATATTATGCACCCATGTACAAATTGAAGTTAATGAATGAATATGAATTTATGAAGATTTTTGGTTGTTTAGAAGTTTTACTGGCTCTTCATCAAG ATCTCTATACAAAACTTAAGAACGCTAGATCAAGTGATGGTACTACAGACAATATAGGAGATATTATGTTAAACTGG TTTCCAGGATTAAGATGCTATGCTAGATACTGTGCAAGTCAATTTGAGGCAAAGACAATTCTAGATGATAAACTTCAACAAGGGGGCAGTGTTGCAGATTTTTTACAG AGATGCCGTGACTCTCCCTTTAGCCGGAAGTTAGATCTTTGGAGCTTTTTAG ATTCGCCTAGAAGTCGCCTCGTAAAATATCCGTTAATGCTTCGAAGCATCCAGAAATAC acaCCTAAAGATCACCCAGACTGGAATAAACTCGAGCAAGCG ATACGTCGCTTACAAGGTATTATCGAAGAAGTTGACCGAAAAACAGGAGAAGCAAAG TGCCAAGATGTTCTCAGTAAAATAGTATTCTTGGACGACAGACAG ATGTGTCCCGAAGTGTTTAGATCTAGGAAACTTATATGTAACGGCACACtaagaaacaaaaatggaacG AAATTACAAGTGTTTCTGTCCGAAGCGGTGTTTCTTCTCACCCGACCGGCTACAAGGCAGGGTAGAGCAAGCTATCAAGTCTTCACACAG CCAATCCCCGTCGAGCATTTATTGGTTGAAGATCTCCCGGATGGTGACGTCAGAATGGGGGGTTCTTTCAAGACTGCCATCCCAAGACTTGGTACAG CTAGACACGTATTTAGAGTATCAAGTGTTGATGCTGAAGGAGGCCACTCACATACACTACAAGCACCGAATGAAGAGGAGAAAAAACAATGGCTAAACGCCATACGTAGCGTTATACCGTCCCCAGAAAACTACAAGACTTATCTCTGA
- the LOC140948649 gene encoding neuroepithelial cell-transforming gene 1 protein-like isoform X1 → MFSHVEVVLFFTQPMNHDERYLDLASKNSFRHTQMSKSFNSSTKEKLDSSVTGRRKSSLERSLRSLKIRGGSHLNLKNLDIKDIKNQFRKRKRSDQQDSSQAMEVKEPSTKKICAVSNITSLAQASPGPTKKGILVQRSVSLRSSLTVKDSDFAKRYRVPQTPTKHRPSKSWSDSVSNNEINKNLSQTEIKRQEAIYEVCTGEENVVTDLKMIREVYYAPMYKLKLMNEYEFMKIFGCLEVLLALHQDLYTKLKNARSSDGTTDNIGDIMLNWFPGLRCYARYCASQFEAKTILDDKLQQGGSVADFLQRCRDSPFSRKLDLWSFLDSPRSRLVKYPLMLRSIQKYTPKDHPDWNKLEQAIRRLQGIIEEVDRKTGEAKCQDVLSKIVFLDDRQMCPEVFRSRKLICNGTLRNKNGTKLQVFLSEAVFLLTRPATRQGRASYQVFTQPIPVEHLLVEDLPDGDVRMGGSFKTAIPRLGTARHVFRVSSVDAEGGHSHTLQAPNEEEKKQWLNAIRSVIPSPENYKTYL, encoded by the exons ACACAAATGTCAAAGTCGTTCAATTCAAGCACAAAAGAGAAGTTGGATTCAAGTGTAACAGGCAGGAGAAAATCAAGTCTGGAAAGATCTTTGCGGTCTCTCAAG ataagagGTGGCAGCCATTTAAATCTTAAAAACCTTGACATCAAGGATATCAAG AATCAGTTTCGGAAAAGAAAACGCAGTGATCAACAAGATAGTTCACAGGCTATGGAAGTTAAG GAGCCATCAACGAAGAAGATTTGTGCTGTGTCTAACATAACGTCGTTAGCTCAGGCTTCTCCTGGTCCCACAAAGAAAGGAATTTTGGTTCAG CGTTCTGTCAGCTTAAGGTCAAGTCTAACCGTTAAAGACAGTGACTTTGCAAAGCGTTACAGAGTACCACAGACTCCAACAAAGCACCGTCCAAGCAAG tcaTGGAGTGATAGTGTTTCCAACAATGAGATCAACAAGAACCTGTCACAGACTGAAATCAAGAGACAAGAA GCTATTTATGAAGTTTGTACTGGAGAAGAAAATGTTGTCACTGATCTGAAGATGATCAGAGAG GTATATTATGCACCCATGTACAAATTGAAGTTAATGAATGAATATGAATTTATGAAGATTTTTGGTTGTTTAGAAGTTTTACTGGCTCTTCATCAAG ATCTCTATACAAAACTTAAGAACGCTAGATCAAGTGATGGTACTACAGACAATATAGGAGATATTATGTTAAACTGG TTTCCAGGATTAAGATGCTATGCTAGATACTGTGCAAGTCAATTTGAGGCAAAGACAATTCTAGATGATAAACTTCAACAAGGGGGCAGTGTTGCAGATTTTTTACAG AGATGCCGTGACTCTCCCTTTAGCCGGAAGTTAGATCTTTGGAGCTTTTTAG ATTCGCCTAGAAGTCGCCTCGTAAAATATCCGTTAATGCTTCGAAGCATCCAGAAATAC acaCCTAAAGATCACCCAGACTGGAATAAACTCGAGCAAGCG ATACGTCGCTTACAAGGTATTATCGAAGAAGTTGACCGAAAAACAGGAGAAGCAAAG TGCCAAGATGTTCTCAGTAAAATAGTATTCTTGGACGACAGACAG ATGTGTCCCGAAGTGTTTAGATCTAGGAAACTTATATGTAACGGCACACtaagaaacaaaaatggaacG AAATTACAAGTGTTTCTGTCCGAAGCGGTGTTTCTTCTCACCCGACCGGCTACAAGGCAGGGTAGAGCAAGCTATCAAGTCTTCACACAG CCAATCCCCGTCGAGCATTTATTGGTTGAAGATCTCCCGGATGGTGACGTCAGAATGGGGGGTTCTTTCAAGACTGCCATCCCAAGACTTGGTACAG CTAGACACGTATTTAGAGTATCAAGTGTTGATGCTGAAGGAGGCCACTCACATACACTACAAGCACCGAATGAAGAGGAGAAAAAACAATGGCTAAACGCCATACGTAGCGTTATACCGTCCCCAGAAAACTACAAGACTTATCTCTGA
- the LOC140948649 gene encoding neuroepithelial cell-transforming gene 1 protein-like isoform X2, with the protein MELRSGQIGKQSRINEDEACLKTQMSKSFNSSTKEKLDSSVTGRRKSSLERSLRSLKIRGGSHLNLKNLDIKDIKNQFRKRKRSDQQDSSQAMEVKEPSTKKICAVSNITSLAQASPGPTKKGILVQRSVSLRSSLTVKDSDFAKRYRVPQTPTKHRPSKSWSDSVSNNEINKNLSQTEIKRQEAIYEVCTGEENVVTDLKMIREVYYAPMYKLKLMNEYEFMKIFGCLEVLLALHQDLYTKLKNARSSDGTTDNIGDIMLNWFPGLRCYARYCASQFEAKTILDDKLQQGGSVADFLQRCRDSPFSRKLDLWSFLDSPRSRLVKYPLMLRSIQKYTPKDHPDWNKLEQAIRRLQGIIEEVDRKTGEAKCQDVLSKIVFLDDRQMCPEVFRSRKLICNGTLRNKNGTKLQVFLSEAVFLLTRPATRQGRASYQVFTQPIPVEHLLVEDLPDGDVRMGGSFKTAIPRLGTARHVFRVSSVDAEGGHSHTLQAPNEEEKKQWLNAIRSVIPSPENYKTYL; encoded by the exons ACACAAATGTCAAAGTCGTTCAATTCAAGCACAAAAGAGAAGTTGGATTCAAGTGTAACAGGCAGGAGAAAATCAAGTCTGGAAAGATCTTTGCGGTCTCTCAAG ataagagGTGGCAGCCATTTAAATCTTAAAAACCTTGACATCAAGGATATCAAG AATCAGTTTCGGAAAAGAAAACGCAGTGATCAACAAGATAGTTCACAGGCTATGGAAGTTAAG GAGCCATCAACGAAGAAGATTTGTGCTGTGTCTAACATAACGTCGTTAGCTCAGGCTTCTCCTGGTCCCACAAAGAAAGGAATTTTGGTTCAG CGTTCTGTCAGCTTAAGGTCAAGTCTAACCGTTAAAGACAGTGACTTTGCAAAGCGTTACAGAGTACCACAGACTCCAACAAAGCACCGTCCAAGCAAG tcaTGGAGTGATAGTGTTTCCAACAATGAGATCAACAAGAACCTGTCACAGACTGAAATCAAGAGACAAGAA GCTATTTATGAAGTTTGTACTGGAGAAGAAAATGTTGTCACTGATCTGAAGATGATCAGAGAG GTATATTATGCACCCATGTACAAATTGAAGTTAATGAATGAATATGAATTTATGAAGATTTTTGGTTGTTTAGAAGTTTTACTGGCTCTTCATCAAG ATCTCTATACAAAACTTAAGAACGCTAGATCAAGTGATGGTACTACAGACAATATAGGAGATATTATGTTAAACTGG TTTCCAGGATTAAGATGCTATGCTAGATACTGTGCAAGTCAATTTGAGGCAAAGACAATTCTAGATGATAAACTTCAACAAGGGGGCAGTGTTGCAGATTTTTTACAG AGATGCCGTGACTCTCCCTTTAGCCGGAAGTTAGATCTTTGGAGCTTTTTAG ATTCGCCTAGAAGTCGCCTCGTAAAATATCCGTTAATGCTTCGAAGCATCCAGAAATAC acaCCTAAAGATCACCCAGACTGGAATAAACTCGAGCAAGCG ATACGTCGCTTACAAGGTATTATCGAAGAAGTTGACCGAAAAACAGGAGAAGCAAAG TGCCAAGATGTTCTCAGTAAAATAGTATTCTTGGACGACAGACAG ATGTGTCCCGAAGTGTTTAGATCTAGGAAACTTATATGTAACGGCACACtaagaaacaaaaatggaacG AAATTACAAGTGTTTCTGTCCGAAGCGGTGTTTCTTCTCACCCGACCGGCTACAAGGCAGGGTAGAGCAAGCTATCAAGTCTTCACACAG CCAATCCCCGTCGAGCATTTATTGGTTGAAGATCTCCCGGATGGTGACGTCAGAATGGGGGGTTCTTTCAAGACTGCCATCCCAAGACTTGGTACAG CTAGACACGTATTTAGAGTATCAAGTGTTGATGCTGAAGGAGGCCACTCACATACACTACAAGCACCGAATGAAGAGGAGAAAAAACAATGGCTAAACGCCATACGTAGCGTTATACCGTCCCCAGAAAACTACAAGACTTATCTCTGA
- the LOC140948649 gene encoding neuroepithelial cell-transforming gene 1 protein-like isoform X4 — translation MSKSFNSSTKEKLDSSVTGRRKSSLERSLRSLKIRGGSHLNLKNLDIKDIKNQFRKRKRSDQQDSSQAMEVKEPSTKKICAVSNITSLAQASPGPTKKGILVQRSVSLRSSLTVKDSDFAKRYRVPQTPTKHRPSKSWSDSVSNNEINKNLSQTEIKRQEAIYEVCTGEENVVTDLKMIREVYYAPMYKLKLMNEYEFMKIFGCLEVLLALHQDLYTKLKNARSSDGTTDNIGDIMLNWFPGLRCYARYCASQFEAKTILDDKLQQGGSVADFLQRCRDSPFSRKLDLWSFLDSPRSRLVKYPLMLRSIQKYTPKDHPDWNKLEQAIRRLQGIIEEVDRKTGEAKCQDVLSKIVFLDDRQMCPEVFRSRKLICNGTLRNKNGTKLQVFLSEAVFLLTRPATRQGRASYQVFTQPIPVEHLLVEDLPDGDVRMGGSFKTAIPRLGTARHVFRVSSVDAEGGHSHTLQAPNEEEKKQWLNAIRSVIPSPENYKTYL, via the exons ATGTCAAAGTCGTTCAATTCAAGCACAAAAGAGAAGTTGGATTCAAGTGTAACAGGCAGGAGAAAATCAAGTCTGGAAAGATCTTTGCGGTCTCTCAAG ataagagGTGGCAGCCATTTAAATCTTAAAAACCTTGACATCAAGGATATCAAG AATCAGTTTCGGAAAAGAAAACGCAGTGATCAACAAGATAGTTCACAGGCTATGGAAGTTAAG GAGCCATCAACGAAGAAGATTTGTGCTGTGTCTAACATAACGTCGTTAGCTCAGGCTTCTCCTGGTCCCACAAAGAAAGGAATTTTGGTTCAG CGTTCTGTCAGCTTAAGGTCAAGTCTAACCGTTAAAGACAGTGACTTTGCAAAGCGTTACAGAGTACCACAGACTCCAACAAAGCACCGTCCAAGCAAG tcaTGGAGTGATAGTGTTTCCAACAATGAGATCAACAAGAACCTGTCACAGACTGAAATCAAGAGACAAGAA GCTATTTATGAAGTTTGTACTGGAGAAGAAAATGTTGTCACTGATCTGAAGATGATCAGAGAG GTATATTATGCACCCATGTACAAATTGAAGTTAATGAATGAATATGAATTTATGAAGATTTTTGGTTGTTTAGAAGTTTTACTGGCTCTTCATCAAG ATCTCTATACAAAACTTAAGAACGCTAGATCAAGTGATGGTACTACAGACAATATAGGAGATATTATGTTAAACTGG TTTCCAGGATTAAGATGCTATGCTAGATACTGTGCAAGTCAATTTGAGGCAAAGACAATTCTAGATGATAAACTTCAACAAGGGGGCAGTGTTGCAGATTTTTTACAG AGATGCCGTGACTCTCCCTTTAGCCGGAAGTTAGATCTTTGGAGCTTTTTAG ATTCGCCTAGAAGTCGCCTCGTAAAATATCCGTTAATGCTTCGAAGCATCCAGAAATAC acaCCTAAAGATCACCCAGACTGGAATAAACTCGAGCAAGCG ATACGTCGCTTACAAGGTATTATCGAAGAAGTTGACCGAAAAACAGGAGAAGCAAAG TGCCAAGATGTTCTCAGTAAAATAGTATTCTTGGACGACAGACAG ATGTGTCCCGAAGTGTTTAGATCTAGGAAACTTATATGTAACGGCACACtaagaaacaaaaatggaacG AAATTACAAGTGTTTCTGTCCGAAGCGGTGTTTCTTCTCACCCGACCGGCTACAAGGCAGGGTAGAGCAAGCTATCAAGTCTTCACACAG CCAATCCCCGTCGAGCATTTATTGGTTGAAGATCTCCCGGATGGTGACGTCAGAATGGGGGGTTCTTTCAAGACTGCCATCCCAAGACTTGGTACAG CTAGACACGTATTTAGAGTATCAAGTGTTGATGCTGAAGGAGGCCACTCACATACACTACAAGCACCGAATGAAGAGGAGAAAAAACAATGGCTAAACGCCATACGTAGCGTTATACCGTCCCCAGAAAACTACAAGACTTATCTCTGA
- the LOC140948649 gene encoding neuroepithelial cell-transforming gene 1 protein-like isoform X6, producing the protein MSYCAMFIKCEPSTKKICAVSNITSLAQASPGPTKKGILVQRSVSLRSSLTVKDSDFAKRYRVPQTPTKHRPSKSWSDSVSNNEINKNLSQTEIKRQEAIYEVCTGEENVVTDLKMIREVYYAPMYKLKLMNEYEFMKIFGCLEVLLALHQDLYTKLKNARSSDGTTDNIGDIMLNWFPGLRCYARYCASQFEAKTILDDKLQQGGSVADFLQRCRDSPFSRKLDLWSFLDSPRSRLVKYPLMLRSIQKYTPKDHPDWNKLEQAIRRLQGIIEEVDRKTGEAKCQDVLSKIVFLDDRQMCPEVFRSRKLICNGTLRNKNGTKLQVFLSEAVFLLTRPATRQGRASYQVFTQPIPVEHLLVEDLPDGDVRMGGSFKTAIPRLGTARHVFRVSSVDAEGGHSHTLQAPNEEEKKQWLNAIRSVIPSPENYKTYL; encoded by the exons ATGTCATACTGTGCTATGTTCATAAAATGT GAGCCATCAACGAAGAAGATTTGTGCTGTGTCTAACATAACGTCGTTAGCTCAGGCTTCTCCTGGTCCCACAAAGAAAGGAATTTTGGTTCAG CGTTCTGTCAGCTTAAGGTCAAGTCTAACCGTTAAAGACAGTGACTTTGCAAAGCGTTACAGAGTACCACAGACTCCAACAAAGCACCGTCCAAGCAAG tcaTGGAGTGATAGTGTTTCCAACAATGAGATCAACAAGAACCTGTCACAGACTGAAATCAAGAGACAAGAA GCTATTTATGAAGTTTGTACTGGAGAAGAAAATGTTGTCACTGATCTGAAGATGATCAGAGAG GTATATTATGCACCCATGTACAAATTGAAGTTAATGAATGAATATGAATTTATGAAGATTTTTGGTTGTTTAGAAGTTTTACTGGCTCTTCATCAAG ATCTCTATACAAAACTTAAGAACGCTAGATCAAGTGATGGTACTACAGACAATATAGGAGATATTATGTTAAACTGG TTTCCAGGATTAAGATGCTATGCTAGATACTGTGCAAGTCAATTTGAGGCAAAGACAATTCTAGATGATAAACTTCAACAAGGGGGCAGTGTTGCAGATTTTTTACAG AGATGCCGTGACTCTCCCTTTAGCCGGAAGTTAGATCTTTGGAGCTTTTTAG ATTCGCCTAGAAGTCGCCTCGTAAAATATCCGTTAATGCTTCGAAGCATCCAGAAATAC acaCCTAAAGATCACCCAGACTGGAATAAACTCGAGCAAGCG ATACGTCGCTTACAAGGTATTATCGAAGAAGTTGACCGAAAAACAGGAGAAGCAAAG TGCCAAGATGTTCTCAGTAAAATAGTATTCTTGGACGACAGACAG ATGTGTCCCGAAGTGTTTAGATCTAGGAAACTTATATGTAACGGCACACtaagaaacaaaaatggaacG AAATTACAAGTGTTTCTGTCCGAAGCGGTGTTTCTTCTCACCCGACCGGCTACAAGGCAGGGTAGAGCAAGCTATCAAGTCTTCACACAG CCAATCCCCGTCGAGCATTTATTGGTTGAAGATCTCCCGGATGGTGACGTCAGAATGGGGGGTTCTTTCAAGACTGCCATCCCAAGACTTGGTACAG CTAGACACGTATTTAGAGTATCAAGTGTTGATGCTGAAGGAGGCCACTCACATACACTACAAGCACCGAATGAAGAGGAGAAAAAACAATGGCTAAACGCCATACGTAGCGTTATACCGTCCCCAGAAAACTACAAGACTTATCTCTGA
- the LOC140948649 gene encoding neuroepithelial cell-transforming gene 1 protein-like isoform X5, whose protein sequence is MLKPLLRRHSISTAATFFEPAPSPTRAVIHQEPSTKKICAVSNITSLAQASPGPTKKGILVQRSVSLRSSLTVKDSDFAKRYRVPQTPTKHRPSKSWSDSVSNNEINKNLSQTEIKRQEAIYEVCTGEENVVTDLKMIREVYYAPMYKLKLMNEYEFMKIFGCLEVLLALHQDLYTKLKNARSSDGTTDNIGDIMLNWFPGLRCYARYCASQFEAKTILDDKLQQGGSVADFLQRCRDSPFSRKLDLWSFLDSPRSRLVKYPLMLRSIQKYTPKDHPDWNKLEQAIRRLQGIIEEVDRKTGEAKCQDVLSKIVFLDDRQMCPEVFRSRKLICNGTLRNKNGTKLQVFLSEAVFLLTRPATRQGRASYQVFTQPIPVEHLLVEDLPDGDVRMGGSFKTAIPRLGTARHVFRVSSVDAEGGHSHTLQAPNEEEKKQWLNAIRSVIPSPENYKTYL, encoded by the exons ATGCTTAAGCCACTGCTTCGCCGGCATAGCATCTCAACTGCTGCAACTTTTTTTGAGCCAGCTCCATCCCCAACCAGGGCTGTTATTCATCAG GAGCCATCAACGAAGAAGATTTGTGCTGTGTCTAACATAACGTCGTTAGCTCAGGCTTCTCCTGGTCCCACAAAGAAAGGAATTTTGGTTCAG CGTTCTGTCAGCTTAAGGTCAAGTCTAACCGTTAAAGACAGTGACTTTGCAAAGCGTTACAGAGTACCACAGACTCCAACAAAGCACCGTCCAAGCAAG tcaTGGAGTGATAGTGTTTCCAACAATGAGATCAACAAGAACCTGTCACAGACTGAAATCAAGAGACAAGAA GCTATTTATGAAGTTTGTACTGGAGAAGAAAATGTTGTCACTGATCTGAAGATGATCAGAGAG GTATATTATGCACCCATGTACAAATTGAAGTTAATGAATGAATATGAATTTATGAAGATTTTTGGTTGTTTAGAAGTTTTACTGGCTCTTCATCAAG ATCTCTATACAAAACTTAAGAACGCTAGATCAAGTGATGGTACTACAGACAATATAGGAGATATTATGTTAAACTGG TTTCCAGGATTAAGATGCTATGCTAGATACTGTGCAAGTCAATTTGAGGCAAAGACAATTCTAGATGATAAACTTCAACAAGGGGGCAGTGTTGCAGATTTTTTACAG AGATGCCGTGACTCTCCCTTTAGCCGGAAGTTAGATCTTTGGAGCTTTTTAG ATTCGCCTAGAAGTCGCCTCGTAAAATATCCGTTAATGCTTCGAAGCATCCAGAAATAC acaCCTAAAGATCACCCAGACTGGAATAAACTCGAGCAAGCG ATACGTCGCTTACAAGGTATTATCGAAGAAGTTGACCGAAAAACAGGAGAAGCAAAG TGCCAAGATGTTCTCAGTAAAATAGTATTCTTGGACGACAGACAG ATGTGTCCCGAAGTGTTTAGATCTAGGAAACTTATATGTAACGGCACACtaagaaacaaaaatggaacG AAATTACAAGTGTTTCTGTCCGAAGCGGTGTTTCTTCTCACCCGACCGGCTACAAGGCAGGGTAGAGCAAGCTATCAAGTCTTCACACAG CCAATCCCCGTCGAGCATTTATTGGTTGAAGATCTCCCGGATGGTGACGTCAGAATGGGGGGTTCTTTCAAGACTGCCATCCCAAGACTTGGTACAG CTAGACACGTATTTAGAGTATCAAGTGTTGATGCTGAAGGAGGCCACTCACATACACTACAAGCACCGAATGAAGAGGAGAAAAAACAATGGCTAAACGCCATACGTAGCGTTATACCGTCCCCAGAAAACTACAAGACTTATCTCTGA